In Oscillatoria acuminata PCC 6304, a single window of DNA contains:
- a CDS encoding AI-2E family transporter, with protein MKLGQWIGLLALVISCYILWQIREILLLLFASVVLATALNRLARRLQWFGIKRGWAVMVSILLLLLVLVSFFWLIVPPFVTQLQQLTQLLTLGFAEINDLIYQFRTQVPPQLKQYLPDVNSIVQQLQPLANQLVGGAGAVVGGTFGGLLSFLLVLVLALMMVSSPQAYRSAFVRLFPSFYRWRVDGILDRCDVALGGWLIGILFNMMVIGVLSWIGLLILGVPLALANGVLAGLLTFIPNIGPALSAIPPMAIALLDAPWKSLAVLGLYIFIQQLESNVLTPYVMAEQIFLLPAVTLIAQVFFASIFGFLGLFLALPLTLVLQVWLQETVVKDILDRWRKPFATRRPRRLEAIDPVHTPGKTESVPLLPSTQDLSPLDYDPWDDRPKDSEPKLISPEVKSGPEFQEQPQPE; from the coding sequence GTGAAATTAGGTCAATGGATAGGCTTATTAGCCCTTGTTATTTCTTGCTATATTCTCTGGCAAATCCGAGAAATTTTATTACTACTCTTTGCGTCAGTCGTCCTAGCGACGGCCTTAAATCGACTGGCGCGCCGGTTGCAATGGTTTGGCATCAAACGGGGTTGGGCCGTGATGGTTTCCATTCTCCTGTTACTCCTAGTTTTGGTGAGCTTTTTTTGGCTAATTGTGCCTCCATTTGTAACTCAGTTGCAACAACTCACCCAACTGCTGACTTTGGGATTTGCAGAAATAAATGATTTAATTTATCAATTTAGAACCCAAGTCCCCCCGCAGTTGAAGCAATATTTACCCGATGTGAATAGTATTGTTCAACAACTCCAACCTTTGGCCAATCAATTAGTCGGAGGCGCTGGGGCAGTTGTGGGCGGTACTTTTGGGGGATTATTAAGTTTTTTATTAGTCTTAGTTCTGGCTTTAATGATGGTGAGCAGTCCTCAAGCCTACCGTAGTGCTTTCGTGCGACTGTTTCCCTCGTTTTACCGATGGAGAGTTGATGGAATTCTTGACCGTTGCGATGTGGCGTTAGGCGGATGGCTGATTGGCATTTTGTTTAACATGATGGTGATTGGGGTATTAAGCTGGATTGGCCTCTTAATTTTGGGAGTTCCTCTGGCTTTAGCCAATGGGGTATTAGCGGGTTTGTTAACCTTTATCCCGAATATTGGACCGGCATTAAGTGCTATTCCGCCTATGGCGATCGCCCTGCTGGATGCACCCTGGAAATCCCTGGCCGTGCTGGGGTTATATATTTTCATTCAGCAGTTAGAAAGTAATGTTTTGACTCCTTATGTGATGGCCGAGCAGATTTTTTTACTGCCAGCGGTCACCTTAATCGCGCAAGTCTTTTTTGCTTCCATTTTTGGCTTTTTAGGGTTATTTCTCGCCCTGCCTTTAACGTTAGTCCTTCAGGTTTGGCTTCAAGAAACGGTGGTGAAAGATATATTAGACCGATGGCGTAAACCCTTTGCGACGAGACGTCCAAGACGGTTGGAGGCGATCGACCCGGTTCACACTCCAGGGAAAACCGAATCAGTGCCGTTGTTGCCATCGACTCAGGACCTATCCCCCCTAGACTATGACCCTTGGGACGATCGCCCCAAGGACAGCGAGCCCAAACTCATTTCCCCAGAGGTCAAATCGGGACCCGAGTTTCAAGAACAACCCCAACCAGAATAA
- a CDS encoding homocysteine biosynthesis protein: MRTIAEINDKISQKKAVVWTVEELKARVLEKGIPAVTQEVDVVTTGTFEPMESSGAILNLGHTDPPIKIRRCWLDGVPAYSGFGAVDLYLGATEVAEAQDGEEIRERGGGHTIADLIAGKQIHLRAIGQVTDCYPRASFETTLTKDTINQFYLYNPRNLYQNFIVGVNGGDRPLFTYLGPLQPHLGNAVYSNPGAISPLLNDPELQLIGPGTRIFLGGGIGYVAWEGTQHFPKQKRLPNKTPIGPAATLALIGDAKQMNPRWVRGCYFHNYGPSLMLGVGVPLPILNEQVVLHCAVQDQDIVAPIVDFSIPRRVRPTFGLVSYAQLKTGRITLEGKPVRTAPLASIFFARQVALELKQWIESGEFTLTEPVIPLPMDRSFLPQNLWGS; encoded by the coding sequence ATGCGAACGATTGCCGAAATTAATGACAAAATCAGCCAGAAAAAAGCGGTTGTCTGGACTGTAGAAGAACTGAAAGCGCGGGTTTTGGAAAAGGGCATCCCGGCGGTGACCCAGGAAGTGGATGTAGTGACGACGGGGACTTTTGAACCGATGGAGTCATCTGGGGCGATTCTGAACCTGGGACATACGGACCCCCCGATTAAAATTCGGCGCTGTTGGTTAGATGGAGTTCCCGCCTATTCGGGGTTTGGGGCGGTGGATTTGTATTTAGGGGCCACGGAAGTCGCGGAAGCTCAAGATGGAGAGGAAATCCGAGAACGGGGTGGGGGTCATACGATCGCCGATTTAATTGCGGGGAAACAGATTCATCTGAGGGCGATCGGACAAGTCACCGATTGCTATCCTAGGGCCTCCTTTGAAACCACCCTAACCAAGGACACCATTAACCAGTTTTATTTATATAATCCTCGAAACTTATATCAAAATTTTATTGTAGGCGTCAATGGGGGCGATCGGCCCTTATTTACCTACCTCGGTCCCTTACAACCCCATCTCGGGAATGCCGTCTATTCCAACCCAGGAGCCATTTCGCCCTTGCTCAACGACCCCGAACTGCAACTCATCGGACCCGGAACGCGGATTTTCTTAGGGGGCGGAATTGGCTATGTTGCTTGGGAAGGGACTCAGCACTTTCCCAAGCAAAAACGCCTACCGAATAAGACGCCCATTGGCCCTGCGGCCACCTTAGCCTTAATTGGAGATGCCAAACAAATGAATCCGCGATGGGTGCGGGGTTGCTACTTCCACAATTACGGTCCCTCCTTAATGCTGGGCGTCGGGGTCCCGTTACCCATCCTCAATGAGCAAGTGGTCTTGCACTGTGCGGTGCAAGACCAAGATATAGTTGCCCCGATTGTAGATTTCTCCATCCCCCGCCGGGTTCGTCCCACCTTTGGGTTAGTCAGCTACGCCCAGCTAAAAACGGGTCGCATTACCCTGGAAGGAAAACCCGTGCGGACGGCACCTCTAGCCAGTATCTTCTTTGCCCGTCAAGTGGCCCTGGAATTAAAGCAATGGATCGAATCCGGGGAGTTTACCCTGACCGAACCTGTCATCCCTTTGCCGATGGACCGTTCATTTTTACCCCAAAATTTGTGGGGATCTTAG
- a CDS encoding tetratricopeptide repeat protein, protein MSEKLGRWKLYVLILGLVAFVGIGLAPIITPIVNGVMDATQANSSNRVATPTTTTNSTTNSPQGELEAQARGYELVVQREPNNETALRGLLETRLKLQDIPGAIAALEQLVAINPERTDYAVLLAQGKQQIGDRDGASTVYRSILETQPGNINALQGYVNLLLMESRPEAAIGLLEDTLKTAPQANQIQPGSIDVVSVQVILGQVYADQLRYDEAIAVYDEAMKAEPEDFRPIYAKAIVWQNQGKMAEAKPLFETAAQLAPPQYRDQIQQQAQQVAPAVPATPQPEAAPAAPAPAPAPEVDSTAEPAEPEAE, encoded by the coding sequence GTGTCAGAAAAGCTGGGGCGATGGAAGTTGTACGTTTTGATCCTGGGGCTAGTTGCCTTTGTGGGAATTGGTCTCGCGCCAATTATTACGCCGATTGTCAATGGCGTGATGGACGCCACACAAGCCAATTCGTCGAACAGGGTTGCAACCCCAACAACGACAACCAATTCGACCACCAATTCACCGCAGGGGGAGTTGGAAGCTCAAGCTAGGGGTTATGAATTGGTGGTGCAGCGTGAACCGAACAATGAGACGGCCCTGCGCGGACTGTTGGAGACTCGACTCAAGTTACAAGATATCCCCGGGGCGATCGCTGCTTTGGAACAATTAGTGGCCATCAATCCTGAACGCACGGATTATGCGGTCCTGCTGGCCCAAGGCAAGCAACAAATCGGCGATCGCGATGGGGCTTCGACTGTCTATCGCTCGATTTTGGAAACCCAACCGGGTAATATTAATGCTCTCCAGGGTTATGTGAATCTGTTGCTGATGGAAAGCCGTCCCGAAGCGGCGATCGGCCTGCTGGAAGATACCCTCAAAACGGCTCCCCAAGCGAATCAAATTCAGCCGGGAAGCATTGATGTGGTTTCGGTTCAGGTGATTTTAGGCCAAGTCTATGCGGACCAACTGCGGTATGACGAGGCGATCGCGGTTTACGATGAAGCCATGAAAGCTGAACCGGAGGATTTTCGTCCTATCTATGCCAAGGCGATCGTCTGGCAAAATCAAGGGAAAATGGCTGAGGCTAAACCCCTGTTTGAAACAGCGGCCCAATTAGCACCGCCTCAGTACCGGGATCAAATTCAGCAACAAGCACAACAAGTTGCCCCAGCGGTTCCGGCAACCCCGCAACCGGAAGCGGCACCGGCAGCACCAGCACCGGCACCGGCACCGGAAGTCGATTCTACAGCGGAACCAGCGGAACCGGAAGCTGAGTAA
- a CDS encoding Dabb family protein, with the protein MPKIPLTSLGGLLIVAAFKLGQMNPTVAIASNPEPPSPSEPPVHHIVLIKLQPDVTPEEIEQTIEDNRRLISAIPGVLEVSLGPKARDDREVHLKDYDLGLYVKLSNNADLDIYGPHPNHQEFLARNRSKIANIRVIDFYGE; encoded by the coding sequence GTGCCTAAAATTCCTTTAACTTCATTGGGTGGATTACTGATTGTGGCGGCATTTAAACTGGGTCAGATGAATCCAACGGTGGCGATCGCTAGTAATCCCGAACCCCCATCCCCTTCAGAACCCCCCGTTCATCATATTGTCTTAATTAAACTCCAGCCCGATGTTACCCCAGAAGAAATTGAGCAAACCATTGAAGATAACCGCCGGTTAATCAGTGCCATTCCCGGCGTTTTAGAAGTCTCATTAGGACCCAAAGCCCGGGATGACCGTGAAGTTCATCTTAAAGATTATGACCTCGGACTCTATGTTAAACTCTCTAACAATGCTGATTTAGATATCTACGGTCCCCATCCTAATCATCAAGAATTCCTGGCCCGCAACCGCTCAAAAATTGCTAATATTCGGGTTATTGATTTCTATGGGGAATGA
- a CDS encoding succinate dehydrogenase/fumarate reductase flavoprotein subunit, with translation MIEHDVIIVGGGLAGCRAAVEIGRINPSIDVAVVAKTHPIRSHSVAAQGGIAATLKNVDSTDSWEAHAFDTVKGSDYLADQDAVELLTKEAPDVVIDLEHMGVLFSRLPDGRIAQRAFGGHSHNRTCYAADKTGHAMLHELVNNLRRYGVQVYEEWYVMRLILEEGQAKGLLMYHILDGRLEVVRAKVVMFATGGYGRVFNTTSNDFASTGDGLAMSAMAGVPLQDMEFVQFHPTGLYPVGVLISEAVRGEGAYLINSEGDRFMATYAPSRMELAPRDITSRAITREIRAGRGVYPDGRPGGPCVFLDLRHMGQEKIMSRIPFCWEEAHRLLGVDAVYEPMPVRPTGHYSMGGIPVNTEGQVRSGPDGFVEGFFAAGECACVSVHGANRLGSNSLLECVVYGKITGAAIARYVENRKLPDLDDRPYLQQAQQELQSLVDRAGTLRIGAVRQGFQDAMSDHCGVFRNDELMREGLNQLGQYQQQYQQIYLDDKGKLWNTEIIEALELRSLMVVGQLILASALNRQESRGAHFREDYPDRDDEKFLKHTLSYYSPAGVDIRYRPVTITQFQPKERKY, from the coding sequence ATGATAGAACATGACGTGATTATCGTCGGGGGCGGACTTGCCGGTTGTCGCGCTGCCGTGGAAATTGGGCGCATCAATCCCAGCATCGATGTCGCCGTAGTTGCCAAAACCCATCCCATACGGTCCCATTCCGTTGCCGCCCAAGGGGGAATCGCTGCCACCCTCAAAAACGTAGATTCGACTGATAGCTGGGAAGCTCATGCCTTTGATACAGTCAAAGGGTCCGACTATTTAGCCGATCAAGATGCCGTAGAACTGCTCACCAAAGAAGCCCCAGATGTGGTCATCGACCTCGAACACATGGGCGTCCTCTTCTCCCGCTTACCCGATGGGCGGATTGCTCAAAGGGCCTTCGGGGGTCATTCCCATAACCGCACCTGCTATGCCGCCGATAAAACGGGTCATGCCATGTTGCACGAACTGGTAAATAATCTGCGCCGCTATGGGGTCCAGGTCTATGAAGAGTGGTACGTCATGCGGTTGATTTTGGAAGAGGGACAAGCCAAGGGATTGCTGATGTACCATATTCTTGACGGTCGCCTGGAAGTGGTGCGCGCCAAAGTGGTGATGTTTGCCACTGGGGGATATGGACGGGTCTTTAATACCACCTCCAATGACTTCGCCTCCACTGGGGACGGGTTGGCGATGTCGGCAATGGCGGGAGTGCCGTTACAAGATATGGAGTTCGTGCAGTTCCATCCGACAGGGTTGTATCCCGTGGGGGTGTTGATTTCGGAGGCGGTGCGTGGGGAAGGGGCTTATTTAATTAACAGCGAGGGCGATCGCTTTATGGCAACCTACGCCCCCAGTCGCATGGAACTGGCCCCGCGTGATATTACCTCTCGGGCAATCACTCGGGAAATTCGTGCCGGACGAGGGGTCTATCCCGATGGTCGTCCCGGGGGGCCATGTGTCTTCCTGGATCTGCGACACATGGGACAGGAAAAAATTATGAGCCGGATCCCCTTCTGTTGGGAAGAGGCCCACCGTTTGTTAGGGGTCGATGCGGTGTATGAACCAATGCCGGTCCGTCCCACAGGCCATTATTCTATGGGAGGCATTCCCGTTAATACCGAGGGACAGGTGCGAAGCGGTCCCGATGGGTTCGTGGAAGGATTCTTTGCGGCAGGAGAATGCGCCTGTGTCTCCGTACATGGTGCTAATCGCCTGGGGAGTAATTCCCTGCTGGAATGTGTGGTGTATGGGAAAATCACCGGGGCGGCGATCGCCCGCTATGTTGAAAACCGCAAATTGCCAGACCTCGACGATCGCCCTTACCTCCAACAAGCGCAACAGGAACTACAATCCCTGGTCGATCGCGCTGGAACCCTCCGCATTGGGGCCGTTCGTCAGGGATTCCAGGATGCCATGAGTGATCACTGCGGCGTGTTTCGGAATGATGAACTGATGCGGGAAGGTTTAAATCAGTTAGGACAGTACCAGCAGCAGTACCAGCAGATTTATTTAGACGATAAAGGGAAACTCTGGAACACGGAAATTATTGAAGCGTTAGAGTTACGCAGTTTAATGGTGGTTGGACAATTAATTTTAGCCAGTGCACTCAACCGCCAGGAAAGCCGAGGCGCTCATTTTCGCGAGGATTATCCCGATCGCGATGATGAGAAGTTCCTCAAGCACACCTTGTCCTATTATTCTCCTGCCGGTGTGGATATTCGCTATCGACCCGTAACCATTACTCAGTTCCAGCCCAAAGAACGGAAGTATTAA
- a CDS encoding tetratricopeptide repeat protein — protein sequence MSTEDQEGGQNYEYWKREGDRLRVAKAYLEAIGAYDSALLQKPTACYAWQQRGEVFKRLQRYEEAIASYRKALEVSVNPIARYQAWNGLGALFFTLERYEESIFAYKQALALCPNSMGSPHILEMEGIAWSRLNRYLEAHDCYDRAYHKAVEISDKTAKTSN from the coding sequence TTGTCAACTGAAGATCAAGAGGGTGGACAAAACTATGAGTATTGGAAGCGGGAAGGCGATCGCTTGCGGGTAGCAAAAGCCTATCTCGAAGCGATCGGCGCTTATGACTCGGCTTTACTCCAAAAACCCACAGCCTGCTATGCATGGCAGCAACGAGGGGAGGTATTCAAACGCTTACAACGCTATGAAGAAGCGATCGCCTCTTATCGCAAGGCCCTAGAAGTCAGCGTTAATCCGATCGCCCGTTATCAAGCCTGGAATGGCTTAGGCGCACTGTTCTTTACCCTTGAACGTTATGAGGAATCAATCTTTGCCTATAAACAAGCCCTTGCCCTCTGTCCCAACAGCATGGGATCCCCTCATATTCTGGAAATGGAAGGTATTGCTTGGTCGAGACTAAATCGCTATTTAGAAGCCCATGATTGTTATGATCGCGCCTATCACAAAGCCGTTGAAATTTCAGACAAAACGGCTAAAACAAGCAATTAG
- a CDS encoding serine/threonine protein kinase has translation MMAEKVVKTWLKQLSQRVAVNKAPLGLEETGDSGNGSLFSRFKGKDNPSQNPNGSSPTVTPGSNLQQFPDCSSHGYQVLQSLGHNYAGGRSTYLATHLKTQKPVVIKQFQFAKPGADWSAYKAHEREIKVLQGLSHPGIPRYLDSFETSEGFCLVHDYKNAQSLAVFRRLDPEKIKQIALAVLEILVYLQNRVPGVIHRDIKPENILMGDRSDIIYLIDFGFARIGGGEVAQSSVVSGTPGFMPPEQLLNLKLTEASDLYGLGVTLICLLTQTDSSEINRLIDSSYRLNFAELVPHLSDEFIHWLQKMVEPNSSDRFSHAAAALEALTPISVSRLLPEAEFSQTRLELRTQAGETLTQTLTVKNPVENTVLAGRWEIAPDSNNPKTKPDWISIKPAKFQGNETEFEIKIDTTNLVISQDYTRNLLLHANTANKTQIIPLSLSVSPREVPTELVGPEPGKIATWKQKIAVPFPVILFGTTVAVPLIFLSPYVAVAIAVPLVLLSGRGFADKIQDPAIEQVAEFSRKWLVAPSLVGLGLWSFTLVDIAWLEHPERKVLGVIVAAMAMGGIGIGVLELFKAGFKRMVVLLPLLIFGLSFVAIGMATGMAGKLAEVGVTGLVLSSTIKQEIQRKNYGIGAIARHLAVATLGIGVGTGLSWLLVHYGLAAGMW, from the coding sequence ATGATGGCCGAAAAAGTCGTGAAAACCTGGTTAAAACAACTCTCCCAACGGGTTGCCGTAAATAAAGCCCCCTTGGGATTGGAGGAAACGGGAGATTCCGGAAACGGAAGTCTGTTCTCTCGCTTCAAGGGCAAGGATAACCCATCCCAGAACCCCAATGGGTCGAGTCCAACCGTCACCCCGGGTTCTAATCTGCAACAGTTCCCGGACTGTTCTAGTCACGGATATCAAGTGCTTCAGAGTTTGGGTCATAACTATGCCGGGGGTCGTTCGACCTATTTGGCAACCCATCTGAAAACTCAAAAACCTGTGGTGATCAAACAATTTCAGTTTGCCAAACCCGGTGCAGATTGGTCCGCCTATAAAGCCCATGAACGTGAAATTAAAGTGTTGCAGGGTCTGAGTCACCCGGGGATTCCTCGCTATCTGGATTCTTTTGAGACTTCGGAGGGATTTTGCCTGGTTCATGACTATAAAAATGCCCAATCTTTAGCGGTTTTTCGGCGTCTGGACCCGGAGAAAATCAAACAGATTGCCCTGGCGGTTTTAGAAATTTTGGTCTATCTGCAAAACCGGGTTCCTGGGGTGATTCACCGAGATATTAAACCGGAAAATATTTTAATGGGCGATCGCTCAGATATTATTTACCTCATTGACTTTGGATTTGCCCGCATCGGTGGAGGTGAGGTGGCTCAAAGTAGTGTGGTTTCTGGAACACCGGGGTTCATGCCACCGGAGCAATTACTCAATCTCAAACTCACGGAAGCGTCTGATTTGTATGGGTTAGGAGTAACCCTCATTTGTTTGCTCACTCAAACGGATTCTAGCGAAATTAACCGCTTAATTGATAGTAGCTATCGCCTCAATTTTGCAGAATTGGTTCCCCATCTCAGTGACGAATTTATTCACTGGTTACAGAAAATGGTGGAACCCAATAGTAGCGATCGCTTTTCTCATGCGGCAGCGGCTTTAGAGGCCCTGACTCCCATTTCGGTTTCCCGCCTGTTACCGGAAGCGGAATTTAGCCAAACTCGCCTGGAATTACGCACCCAAGCCGGAGAAACCCTCACCCAAACCCTCACAGTCAAAAATCCGGTGGAAAATACAGTCCTAGCCGGACGGTGGGAAATTGCTCCAGACTCGAATAATCCTAAGACAAAACCGGATTGGATTTCTATAAAACCGGCAAAGTTTCAGGGGAATGAAACAGAATTTGAAATCAAAATTGATACCACCAATTTAGTCATCAGTCAAGATTACACTCGAAATCTTTTACTCCACGCAAATACGGCAAATAAAACCCAAATTATCCCGCTTTCCCTCTCGGTTTCTCCTCGGGAAGTCCCGACAGAATTGGTAGGTCCAGAACCGGGGAAAATCGCCACTTGGAAACAAAAAATTGCAGTGCCGTTTCCAGTTATTCTATTTGGAACCACTGTAGCGGTTCCGTTGATTTTTCTATCTCCTTATGTGGCGGTTGCGATCGCCGTTCCCTTGGTTCTTTTATCGGGTAGAGGGTTTGCCGATAAAATTCAGGACCCGGCGATCGAGCAGGTGGCTGAATTTTCACGAAAATGGCTAGTTGCACCGAGTTTAGTCGGACTGGGTTTATGGTCTTTTACCCTAGTCGATATTGCCTGGTTGGAGCATCCGGAACGAAAAGTATTAGGGGTAATTGTAGCAGCAATGGCAATGGGCGGCATTGGCATTGGGGTATTAGAGTTATTTAAGGCAGGCTTTAAACGGATGGTGGTGTTACTGCCGCTGTTAATTTTTGGTCTGTCTTTTGTGGCGATCGGAATGGCTACGGGAATGGCCGGGAAATTGGCAGAAGTTGGGGTAACGGGATTGGTTTTAAGCAGTACCATCAAACAGGAAATTCAACGGAAAAACTATGGCATAGGTGCGATCGCTCGTCATCTAGCAGTTGCCACATTAGGCATCGGTGTGGGAACCGGGTTGAGTTGGCTATTGGTCCATTATGGACTCGCTGCGGGGATGTGGTAA
- a CDS encoding DUF2811 domain-containing protein, whose protein sequence is MNANVSILAEIPEELHQSLKGYLDSHPDWDQDRVFAAALSLFLLQNGDNRTPEASKNYHQAARVYLETLFQHPV, encoded by the coding sequence ATGAACGCAAACGTCAGCATCCTTGCAGAAATTCCAGAAGAACTGCATCAATCCCTTAAAGGGTATTTAGACTCTCACCCAGACTGGGATCAAGACCGGGTGTTTGCTGCGGCCCTGTCTCTGTTTTTGTTACAAAATGGGGATAATCGAACTCCGGAGGCCTCAAAAAACTATCACCAAGCCGCTAGAGTTTATCTAGAAACCCTGTTTCAGCATCCGGTGTAA
- a CDS encoding response regulator transcription factor, whose product MASAKILVVDDDPAIRNLIHRFLSKQDYQMESAEDGKKALELFEQFNPDLVILDVNLPDTTGYQLCQAMQKRTGVFVLMLTSRTDEADKIRGFNLGADDYITKPFSLVELGARVGALLKRQRVVQVAEQPSVDFGSMSIDPVRREVTISARPIVLTALEFDLLYFLASHPGRVWRRSELLQEVWDYDYVGDQRVVDVHIGQIRRKIEGDGIYPKLIHTVRGVGYKFEAQSGDSDDTSEKL is encoded by the coding sequence ATGGCCTCTGCCAAGATTCTTGTGGTTGATGACGATCCGGCGATCCGGAATTTAATCCATCGCTTTTTAAGTAAGCAAGACTATCAAATGGAGTCGGCTGAAGATGGAAAAAAAGCGCTCGAACTCTTCGAGCAATTTAATCCAGACTTGGTGATTCTGGATGTTAACTTACCCGATACTACGGGCTATCAGCTTTGCCAAGCGATGCAAAAGCGCACGGGTGTTTTCGTTTTAATGCTAACCAGTCGCACGGATGAAGCTGATAAAATCCGGGGATTTAATTTAGGTGCAGATGACTATATTACCAAACCCTTTAGTCTCGTCGAACTTGGGGCCAGAGTCGGGGCGCTGTTGAAGCGTCAACGAGTTGTCCAGGTTGCAGAACAACCCTCCGTTGATTTCGGATCGATGAGCATCGATCCGGTACGTCGCGAAGTGACTATCTCTGCTCGTCCCATTGTCCTAACCGCCCTGGAATTTGATCTACTCTATTTTTTAGCGTCTCATCCAGGCCGAGTTTGGCGGCGATCTGAACTGCTTCAAGAAGTTTGGGATTATGACTATGTGGGGGATCAGCGTGTGGTGGACGTGCATATTGGCCAAATCCGTCGCAAAATTGAAGGGGATGGCATCTATCCCAAGCTGATTCATACGGTGCGCGGAGTGGGGTACAAGTTTGAAGCTCAAAGTGGTGATTCCGATGATACATCGGAGAAACTCTAG
- a CDS encoding hybrid sensor histidine kinase/response regulator has protein sequence MNSNDSPNNSPLILLVDDDRTTRMLLRRAMHNEGYRVVEAADGIEGLELYKQHKPDMVLLDAKMPGMDGFTCCTQINAIAGGLGIPVLMITSLEDEDSVDRAFEAGATDYITKPIHWAVLRRRVQRLLQEKQAEREILKALDQERELNELRSRIVTMVSHEYRTPLTAILSSAELLECYWHKWDEQKRLKHLERIQLAATHLTQLVADVLSINEVESGQIEFNPAPVNLERLCQEAIAHLRLSPASPHQITLTHHGDDCDVILDGKLVQQMLISLLSNSIKYSPKGGNIDIELIFYNPDSLPENPGFSLTEAELNNIESPVTIFRVKDQGFGILPHEQGKIFNAFHRGSNVGTIQGTGLGLAIAKKCVELHRGEISIASEVGVGTTVTVTLPSRTSALPLNPG, from the coding sequence ATGAATAGTAATGATTCCCCAAACAATTCTCCTTTGATTCTGCTGGTAGATGATGACCGGACAACGCGGATGCTGCTGCGTCGGGCGATGCACAATGAAGGGTATCGAGTGGTAGAGGCAGCCGATGGCATCGAAGGGTTGGAACTGTACAAGCAACACAAACCGGATATGGTGCTGCTGGATGCCAAAATGCCGGGGATGGATGGTTTTACTTGCTGTACTCAAATTAATGCGATCGCCGGTGGGTTAGGTATCCCGGTGTTAATGATTACCAGTTTAGAAGACGAGGATTCCGTTGATCGAGCCTTTGAGGCGGGTGCGACTGACTATATTACCAAACCCATTCATTGGGCGGTTTTGCGACGGCGGGTTCAGCGACTTTTACAAGAAAAACAAGCTGAACGAGAAATTCTCAAGGCACTGGATCAAGAACGAGAACTGAATGAATTGAGGTCTCGGATTGTGACTATGGTCTCCCACGAGTACCGCACTCCTCTAACCGCGATTTTATCTTCCGCTGAATTGCTGGAATGTTATTGGCACAAATGGGATGAGCAAAAACGGCTCAAACATCTTGAACGGATTCAATTGGCGGCGACTCATCTAACTCAGTTGGTGGCGGATGTATTGTCTATCAATGAGGTAGAATCTGGACAAATTGAGTTTAATCCAGCCCCGGTAAATTTGGAGCGTCTTTGCCAAGAAGCAATTGCCCATTTGCGGCTTTCTCCTGCTTCTCCTCATCAAATCACGTTAACTCATCACGGCGATGATTGTGATGTCATTCTTGATGGCAAATTAGTCCAACAGATGTTGATTAGTCTTCTTTCTAATTCTATCAAATATTCTCCGAAAGGAGGAAATATAGACATTGAATTGATTTTCTATAATCCGGATAGCTTGCCTGAAAATCCAGGCTTTTCCTTGACCGAAGCTGAATTAAACAATATTGAGTCACCTGTAACTATTTTTCGCGTAAAAGACCAAGGATTTGGGATTTTACCCCACGAACAGGGCAAAATTTTTAATGCCTTTCATCGGGGTAGCAATGTGGGAACAATTCAGGGGACAGGTTTGGGCTTGGCGATCGCCAAAAAATGTGTGGAGTTACATCGCGGGGAGATTTCCATTGCCAGTGAAGTGGGTGTCGGCACGACGGTTACGGTAACCCTTCCTTCTAGGACTTCTGCATTACCTCTGAACCCTGGTTAG
- a CDS encoding DUF2141 domain-containing protein: MMKTPGKIFLAIASIFSSLTLIQTVRAVPASQLNLEIEGITNPRGNICFTIFSRSDGFPRDGTKALKAECSPIENLPVTLSIDGLNAGNYAVAVFHDENADGQLNTNAVGIPQEGFGFSNNPPILTGAPKFSEATFFVAGQTTTVRITMKYLLRI, from the coding sequence ATGATGAAAACACCGGGAAAAATTTTTTTAGCGATCGCCTCAATCTTCAGCAGTTTGACCTTAATTCAAACAGTCCGAGCTGTACCTGCCAGTCAACTCAACCTTGAAATAGAAGGCATCACCAATCCCCGAGGCAATATTTGTTTCACAATTTTTTCCCGCAGTGACGGATTTCCTCGGGATGGGACGAAGGCCCTCAAAGCTGAATGTTCTCCCATTGAAAACCTGCCTGTTACCCTGAGCATCGATGGATTAAATGCAGGCAACTATGCCGTTGCCGTCTTTCACGATGAAAATGCCGATGGACAACTCAACACCAATGCCGTGGGAATTCCTCAAGAAGGATTTGGATTTTCTAATAACCCCCCCATCCTGACAGGTGCTCCCAAATTTAGCGAGGCGACCTTTTTCGTTGCCGGACAAACGACAACAGTGCGGATTACGATGAAATATTTGCTACGAATCTAG